Proteins encoded within one genomic window of Rossellomorea vietnamensis:
- a CDS encoding FMN-dependent NADH-azoreductase, whose amino-acid sequence MAKVLYITAHPHDDTQSYSMAVAKAFMDTYKEVNGDDEVIHLDLYREHIPHIDADVFSGWGKLQAGKGFEELSMEEQKKVNRLNELSDQFIGADKYVFVTPFWNFLFPPVMKAYIDSVAVAGKSFKYTEQGPVGLLTDKKAIHIQARGGIYSEGPAAGMEMGHRYLSLIMQFFGVPSFEGVFVEGHAAMPDKAQEIKEDAIARAKDAAHTF is encoded by the coding sequence ATGGCAAAGGTATTATATATTACCGCGCATCCTCATGACGATACCCAATCGTACAGCATGGCGGTTGCGAAAGCATTTATGGATACGTATAAGGAAGTGAACGGGGATGATGAGGTGATTCACCTCGATTTGTACCGGGAGCATATTCCCCATATCGATGCGGATGTCTTCAGTGGATGGGGGAAGCTTCAAGCAGGTAAAGGATTTGAGGAGCTTTCCATGGAAGAGCAGAAGAAAGTAAACCGCTTGAATGAACTATCCGATCAGTTCATCGGGGCTGATAAATACGTGTTTGTGACCCCTTTCTGGAATTTTTTATTTCCACCGGTGATGAAAGCATATATCGATTCCGTGGCAGTGGCCGGGAAATCGTTCAAGTATACGGAACAGGGACCGGTTGGCTTATTGACGGACAAGAAAGCGATACATATCCAGGCCCGTGGCGGTATTTACTCTGAAGGACCGGCAGCAGGCATGGAAATGGGGCATCGTTATTTAAGCCTTATCATGCAGTTTTTTGGTGTGCCTTCCTTTGAGGGTGTATTTGTGGAGGGACATGCGGCGATGCCTGATAAAGCACAGGAAATCAAGGAAGATGCGATTGCCCGCGCGAAAGACGCAGCACATACTTTCTAA
- a CDS encoding DUF3189 family protein, whose product MIYIYNDFGGTHTTSMAAAYHLQLLKPGKLTKKEILSVPYFNQLTKKDTGHILYHGTDDEGHPVYTIGRRNSKYVVPALTDLSGILLNRYGQEEKIIISNTSPTVPPMMTAGGFFSRELKIDWIGVPLLVKGAKQCHGLIQHLVEETKHVAASSPEQVVVLENKKYQYKMGKKDIFWK is encoded by the coding sequence ATGATTTATATATACAACGATTTCGGTGGCACTCATACCACATCCATGGCTGCGGCTTATCACTTACAATTATTGAAACCGGGGAAGTTAACGAAGAAGGAGATCCTTTCAGTTCCTTATTTTAACCAGCTTACAAAGAAAGACACGGGACACATTCTCTATCATGGAACGGACGACGAAGGTCATCCCGTCTATACGATCGGACGAAGGAATTCCAAGTATGTGGTCCCTGCCTTAACCGATCTGAGTGGCATTTTGCTGAATCGATACGGACAAGAAGAGAAGATCATCATTTCCAATACTTCACCGACCGTCCCTCCAATGATGACAGCGGGAGGTTTCTTCTCAAGGGAACTGAAGATCGATTGGATCGGCGTGCCCCTCCTTGTGAAAGGGGCGAAGCAATGCCATGGTCTCATTCAGCACCTCGTGGAGGAAACAAAGCATGTGGCAGCATCATCCCCTGAACAGGTCGTGGTATTAGAAAATAAAAAATATCAATATAAAATGGGAAAAAAGGATATCTTCTGGAAGTGA
- a CDS encoding ferritin, with protein MLNEQIQKLLNNLIGIEHVSTTLYLAMSAYMANQNYTGMASWLRLQSEEERTHMLKLIDYVTDRGGLVDLQQLPAQPKEYGTPLQTFQKVLEHEQFVTNSYQQAYNYAAQNDQQTAVIIQEFLREQIDEEAQALTIVDRLKLAGDNPAALLVLDQELGQRTAAPAAGPAPAGG; from the coding sequence ATGCTTAACGAACAAATTCAAAAGCTCTTAAATAATTTGATTGGAATCGAGCACGTGTCTACTACTCTGTATCTTGCCATGTCAGCCTATATGGCGAATCAGAATTATACAGGAATGGCCAGTTGGCTGAGACTACAGTCGGAAGAAGAGCGAACACATATGTTAAAGCTTATCGACTATGTGACAGACAGGGGAGGGCTAGTCGATCTTCAGCAGCTTCCTGCGCAGCCGAAAGAGTATGGCACCCCTCTTCAAACGTTTCAAAAAGTGCTGGAGCATGAGCAATTCGTGACAAACTCCTATCAACAAGCGTACAACTATGCCGCCCAAAATGATCAACAGACTGCTGTCATCATTCAGGAATTTCTGAGAGAACAGATTGATGAAGAAGCTCAGGCACTGACGATCGTAGACCGGTTGAAACTTGCCGGAGATAATCCCGCCGCTCTATTGGTACTGGATCAGGAACTTGGTCAGCGTACAGCAGCACCTGCAGCCGGTCCAGCTCCTGCGGGTGGTTGA
- a CDS encoding DMT family transporter, whose product MKKWQTYIILVFIMLIWGFNVPALKTLVSEFTPVTITSLRIFTAGVTVFILLGLMGKIRKPTAQEFLFIITGGLLNVVSHHYFLSVGLTGTSSTNGGLILGTGPLLTALMATIILRNRPTVIKIIGFLSGSVGVTIIVLSGGEGLGGLKIGDLFIFISIFSQALSFIIISRAAKTLDPRLLTGYMLVFGSVVLFVISLITEPGGLKQLGDAPAAIWVLFFASAILATAVGHMIYNHSIGKLGAAETSIFLNLNTFFSLLGAAVFLSETVTIYHLFGLVFIVLGVVCGSGTLEEFVVRRKQKRFLEGKQHHHM is encoded by the coding sequence TTGAAAAAATGGCAAACGTATATCATCCTTGTGTTCATCATGCTCATATGGGGCTTTAATGTGCCGGCTTTAAAAACGCTTGTAAGCGAATTTACACCTGTTACAATCACCTCGCTGCGCATTTTCACAGCAGGGGTTACAGTATTCATTCTCCTCGGCCTGATGGGAAAGATCAGGAAGCCGACAGCACAGGAATTCCTGTTCATCATTACCGGTGGTCTGCTAAATGTGGTCAGTCATCATTATTTTTTATCCGTCGGGTTAACCGGAACGTCGTCTACAAACGGTGGACTGATCCTTGGCACGGGGCCATTATTAACGGCTCTAATGGCGACAATCATCCTCAGGAACCGGCCGACCGTGATTAAGATCATCGGGTTTCTTTCAGGTAGTGTCGGTGTGACGATCATTGTACTGTCGGGAGGGGAAGGACTCGGTGGACTGAAGATAGGGGACTTGTTCATTTTCATCTCCATTTTTTCTCAGGCGTTGAGCTTCATCATCATAAGCCGTGCCGCCAAGACGTTGGATCCCCGGTTATTGACGGGTTATATGCTTGTGTTTGGTTCTGTCGTTCTGTTTGTCATAAGCCTGATCACAGAGCCGGGAGGACTGAAACAGTTAGGCGATGCACCGGCCGCCATATGGGTGCTGTTTTTTGCCTCGGCCATATTGGCCACAGCAGTCGGACATATGATCTACAATCATTCGATTGGAAAATTAGGGGCTGCCGAAACATCGATTTTCCTTAATCTCAATACCTTTTTCTCACTTCTGGGAGCGGCGGTTTTTCTTAGTGAAACCGTGACGATCTATCATCTGTTCGGACTGGTGTTCATCGTTCTTGGAGTCGTGTGCGGGTCCGGGACCCTCGAAGAATTTGTGGTCAGAAGAAAACAAAAGCGGTTCCTCGAGGGGAAACAACATCACCATATGTAG
- a CDS encoding ASCH domain-containing protein, giving the protein MTNQELPPKTCTIERLVTKAEDVEKVLQGTKTATRRNGRYADIGEIMELQGKKYIVNSVYSQSLGELTDDHAKQEGFKSVEDYKNAILSYHPGMPWHPNMRVWVHEFSLVTE; this is encoded by the coding sequence ATGACAAATCAAGAATTGCCACCAAAAACATGTACCATCGAGCGTTTAGTCACAAAAGCGGAAGACGTTGAAAAAGTGCTTCAAGGAACGAAAACGGCGACCCGTCGAAACGGAAGATACGCGGATATCGGGGAAATCATGGAGCTTCAAGGAAAGAAATACATAGTGAACAGCGTCTATTCACAGTCACTCGGTGAACTGACAGACGATCACGCCAAGCAAGAAGGGTTTAAATCAGTGGAGGATTATAAAAACGCCATCCTTTCTTATCATCCAGGAATGCCGTGGCACCCCAACATGAGAGTATGGGTCCACGAATTTAGCTTAGTGACAGAATAG
- a CDS encoding ATP-binding protein, whose product MKKFTLQSKIIFIVLTLLSVLILSLSVIFFRMLSGTLTDLKGKQALAVAQSVSKMPALIEAFNQKQPEDIIQPLVEDIRKETGATFIVVGNKDSVRYSHPLPERLGKKMVGGDNDRALINGDSYVSHATGSLGPSVRGKVPIRNNQNEIIGVVSVGFLEDSIHDIVIPYRTKVLILVTIILLIGIIGSFFIGKGIKKAIFGLEPKEIAMQFKEKRAIIESVREGIIAIDQHGLITEINAKAHSILAINHHHSNRGRYILDVIPDTKMVDVLETRESQLDDEISLNHHDLIVNRLPIFEEEKIVGVVASFRRKDEIDQLTKELSQVQEYAGILRSQTHEYRNKLNTIAGLIQLRHHDEALTLIQEEASGYEELIQFLLKAVPDPVLSGLIIGKYNRSQELKVSFSIHPDSSITTPLTDIQREKLITIIGNILDNAFDEVLSYPLHKRHVQLFMTDLGNDFIFEIEDSGKGIQDFESIFKKGYSTKTGKDRGIGLHLVQKSVRHLEGDITIDKSELGGALFTVSIPKQQ is encoded by the coding sequence ATGAAAAAATTCACTCTTCAGTCCAAGATTATCTTCATTGTATTAACTCTTCTCTCCGTTTTGATTTTATCCCTGTCGGTGATTTTCTTTCGAATGTTATCTGGGACACTGACAGATTTGAAAGGAAAACAGGCTCTTGCCGTGGCACAATCAGTCTCCAAGATGCCTGCTCTCATCGAAGCATTCAATCAAAAGCAGCCCGAAGATATCATCCAGCCCTTAGTGGAAGATATCCGGAAAGAAACCGGGGCCACTTTCATTGTGGTGGGCAATAAAGACTCTGTCCGTTATTCCCATCCCTTGCCTGAACGTCTTGGAAAAAAGATGGTTGGTGGGGACAATGATAGGGCTTTAATAAACGGGGATTCTTACGTTTCTCATGCGACCGGATCACTCGGTCCCTCTGTCCGGGGAAAAGTTCCGATCAGAAACAATCAAAATGAAATCATCGGTGTTGTATCAGTCGGATTTCTTGAAGACAGTATCCATGATATTGTCATTCCTTACCGGACAAAGGTGTTAATACTCGTCACTATCATCCTTTTAATCGGGATCATCGGCTCCTTTTTCATAGGAAAAGGGATCAAGAAAGCAATCTTCGGTTTGGAGCCTAAAGAAATCGCCATGCAGTTCAAGGAAAAGCGGGCGATTATTGAATCGGTACGTGAAGGGATCATTGCCATCGACCAGCATGGATTGATCACTGAAATCAATGCGAAAGCTCACAGCATTCTTGCAATCAATCATCACCATTCAAATAGAGGCAGGTATATTTTAGACGTCATTCCTGATACAAAAATGGTAGATGTACTGGAAACTAGGGAAAGTCAGCTTGACGACGAGATTTCTCTGAATCATCATGACCTCATCGTCAACAGGCTGCCGATTTTTGAAGAAGAAAAAATTGTAGGAGTAGTCGCCAGTTTTAGAAGAAAGGATGAAATCGATCAGCTTACGAAGGAGCTATCACAGGTTCAAGAATATGCAGGCATCCTCAGGTCCCAGACCCATGAGTATCGAAATAAATTGAATACGATTGCCGGCCTGATTCAGCTTCGTCATCATGATGAAGCATTGACCCTCATACAGGAAGAGGCATCGGGTTATGAGGAACTGATTCAGTTTTTATTGAAAGCCGTACCGGATCCCGTACTTTCCGGTCTTATTATCGGAAAATACAATCGGTCTCAGGAATTGAAGGTATCTTTCTCGATTCATCCTGATAGTTCGATCACTACGCCGCTTACGGATATACAGAGGGAAAAATTGATTACGATCATTGGGAATATACTTGATAACGCATTTGATGAAGTATTATCCTATCCCCTACATAAAAGACATGTTCAATTATTCATGACGGATCTTGGGAATGATTTCATCTTTGAAATAGAAGATAGTGGTAAAGGAATACAGGATTTTGAATCCATATTTAAAAAGGGATACTCCACTAAAACGGGTAAGGACCGGGGAATCGGTCTTCACCTCGTCCAGAAGAGTGTCAGGCATCTAGAAGGGGATATTACAATTGATAAAAGTGAGCTTGGGGGAGCCCTGTTTACGGTCAGCATTCCAAAACAGCAATAG
- a CDS encoding response regulator: MRKWNVFIIEDDIQTAEINSTYITQMERFQVGGIATTITEAKKVLPVVNPDLILLDVYFPDGTGSEFLWEIRKEYRNTDVILVTAARETEHISNAIRGGAFDYILKPIIFNRFEETLLKYQQYKERMNDPQVENQHDVDNLFNRKKSSGSIRTVPDPPKGIDMITLESIHKAIETNDVRGYTAEEMAAEVGVTRTTARRYLEYLVSQKKISVELTYGGVGRPQRRYFAP, translated from the coding sequence TTGCGTAAGTGGAACGTATTCATTATAGAAGATGACATTCAGACAGCTGAAATCAACAGTACGTATATCACTCAAATGGAGCGGTTTCAGGTAGGTGGGATTGCCACCACCATCACAGAAGCCAAAAAAGTGTTACCTGTCGTCAATCCGGACTTGATACTCCTTGACGTTTACTTCCCGGATGGGACGGGCAGTGAATTTCTATGGGAGATCAGAAAAGAGTACCGTAACACTGATGTCATCCTCGTTACAGCAGCCAGGGAAACCGAGCATATTTCAAACGCCATTCGTGGCGGTGCATTTGATTATATCTTGAAGCCCATCATCTTTAACCGATTTGAAGAAACTCTCCTCAAATACCAGCAGTATAAAGAGAGAATGAATGATCCACAAGTGGAGAATCAGCACGATGTGGATAATCTATTTAACCGGAAGAAGAGTAGCGGCAGCATCCGGACTGTACCAGATCCCCCAAAAGGGATTGATATGATTACATTGGAGTCCATTCATAAAGCAATAGAAACGAATGACGTTCGGGGTTACACTGCAGAAGAAATGGCCGCCGAGGTAGGTGTCACCAGGACTACTGCCAGGCGTTATCTGGAGTACCTGGTTTCACAAAAGAAAATCAGTGTAGAGTTGACGTACGGTGGTGTAGGCAGACCACAGAGGAGATACTTTGCACCATAA
- a CDS encoding tripartite tricarboxylate transporter permease: MIESILYGFQVAFTPENLFFAFIGVLAGTIIGMLPGLGPISAIAIMIPLSYGMSPASALILMAGVYYGAVFGGSTSSILLNAPGISGTVATAFDGYPMAKQGKAGKALAIAAISSFAGGTISVVALMLVAPYMAKLAITFGPTEYFALMLLGLTAISSLSEGSTNKALISATIGLMVATVGIDQQTGTQRFTFGNPGLLEGIDFLIIALGLFALSEVCQLIISRNENTLKGKEAVGSLKLEKHELKEMAGPISRHSVLGFILGVLPGAGATIASFLSYISEKRLSKDPSSFGKGNIKGLAAPETSNNAATSGAFVPLLTLGIPGSGTTAVLLGALLVVGVQPGPLMLQDHPDVFWGVIASMYIGNLFLLVLNLPLIPILAKILYIPKQLLIALIIVFCLIGVYAVSFNTFHLYLLVGFGVLGYVLKMFKFPAPPFILAFILGGMMEQSFRQAMTISNGSYGVFLQSNITIGLLVVSFLSLVLPTLLGLRKKRGNMQFEDLKKEA, translated from the coding sequence ATGATTGAAAGTATCTTATATGGGTTCCAAGTAGCCTTCACGCCGGAAAACCTGTTCTTTGCATTTATCGGGGTACTCGCTGGAACGATCATTGGTATGCTGCCGGGTTTGGGACCTATCAGCGCCATAGCGATCATGATTCCCCTCAGCTACGGGATGTCCCCCGCTTCAGCTTTGATCCTGATGGCAGGGGTCTATTACGGTGCTGTATTTGGAGGCTCCACTTCTTCGATTCTATTAAATGCTCCCGGGATTTCCGGTACGGTAGCCACAGCGTTTGACGGATATCCCATGGCAAAGCAGGGGAAGGCAGGGAAAGCCCTCGCCATTGCCGCCATCTCTTCATTTGCAGGAGGGACGATCAGCGTTGTGGCCCTCATGCTTGTGGCCCCTTATATGGCGAAGCTTGCCATCACATTCGGCCCGACAGAGTATTTCGCCCTCATGCTTCTTGGACTTACGGCAATATCCAGTTTATCCGAGGGGTCGACCAATAAAGCCTTGATTTCAGCGACGATTGGATTGATGGTCGCAACGGTCGGGATCGATCAGCAGACAGGTACCCAGAGGTTCACATTCGGAAATCCGGGTTTACTCGAAGGAATCGATTTTCTCATCATTGCATTGGGGTTATTCGCTCTTTCCGAAGTATGTCAGTTGATCATTTCAAGGAATGAAAATACGTTGAAGGGAAAGGAGGCAGTCGGAAGCTTAAAGCTTGAAAAGCATGAACTAAAAGAAATGGCAGGTCCGATCAGTCGTCACTCCGTCCTGGGGTTTATCCTTGGGGTTCTTCCTGGAGCGGGTGCAACGATTGCCTCTTTCTTATCCTATATTTCAGAGAAACGATTATCGAAAGATCCCTCTTCATTCGGAAAAGGGAATATAAAAGGGTTGGCTGCGCCTGAGACATCGAATAATGCTGCAACAAGCGGTGCATTCGTCCCCTTATTGACCTTGGGGATACCAGGATCTGGAACGACTGCCGTTCTCCTTGGAGCCTTATTGGTCGTAGGGGTACAGCCGGGACCGTTAATGCTTCAGGATCATCCTGACGTTTTCTGGGGCGTCATTGCAAGTATGTATATCGGGAATCTTTTTCTGTTGGTTCTCAACCTGCCCCTTATTCCCATTCTGGCAAAAATTCTCTATATCCCGAAACAGTTATTGATTGCTTTGATTATCGTATTCTGTTTGATCGGGGTATATGCCGTCAGCTTTAACACATTCCATTTATACCTTCTCGTCGGATTCGGTGTATTGGGCTATGTATTAAAGATGTTCAAATTTCCGGCGCCGCCGTTTATTCTTGCGTTTATATTGGGGGGGATGATGGAGCAATCATTCAGGCAGGCGATGACGATTTCGAACGGTTCGTACGGGGTGTTTCTCCAAAGTAACATCACCATTGGATTATTGGTCGTATCTTTCCTCTCCCTTGTTCTGCCAACTCTATTAGGGCTTAGGAAGAAAAGGGGGAACATGCAATTCGAGGACTTAAAGAAAGAAGCTTGA
- a CDS encoding tripartite tricarboxylate transporter TctB family protein: MRTKPDRIISLVLLVFAVVYLALSYRLPAFPYAVIDSDVLPKGLGYLLIILAIVLFLQAKDDTDADKERRYVKKEDLIILLSVLAALLIYIFLLEPVGFLLSTILFLLVIPFVLGFKKKVTTVLVAFLFSGVMYYSFNYLLNITLPQGILPF, translated from the coding sequence ATGAGAACCAAACCAGATCGAATCATTTCACTGGTATTGCTCGTGTTTGCCGTTGTCTATCTGGCTCTGAGCTATCGGCTGCCGGCATTTCCATATGCGGTCATCGACAGCGACGTCCTTCCAAAAGGTCTTGGATACCTGCTCATCATTTTAGCCATCGTTCTATTCTTACAGGCGAAAGATGATACGGATGCAGATAAGGAGAGGCGCTATGTGAAAAAAGAAGATCTCATCATTTTACTATCTGTGCTTGCAGCTCTACTTATTTATATTTTTCTATTAGAACCAGTGGGATTTTTATTATCTACTATTCTATTTTTGCTCGTCATTCCGTTTGTGCTAGGGTTCAAAAAGAAAGTGACGACGGTACTTGTGGCCTTTCTTTTTTCAGGTGTCATGTATTATTCATTCAACTATCTACTCAATATAACATTACCACAGGGGATTCTCCCCTTTTAG
- a CDS encoding tripartite tricarboxylate transporter substrate binding protein, with product MMKKHGIMALILSGLLVVTTACGGSDTASNSESDGEWTPSKPIEVVAPAGAGGGWDTTARTVSKVMEEQKIIDQRMAVVNKPGGGGSVGWSYINGKKGDNHTMFVTSPPIFFVPLNGQSTLSHKDFTPIAGVIADYAAFVVDADSPYDTMNDLVDALKKDPTSVSIVGVSSPGSMDHMQFVKAVKAAGVDVKKLKYVSAQDGSGMSMLLGGKVDVYSTGLAEASEQARAGKVKVLAITAPERLEGDTVSEFPTLKEQGIDDEFVVWRGFLGPKDMDPDAVAYYEKAFKEMIETDQWKEMRDKFGWTDNYMSSEEFGQFLDEEYKEIETLMEEIGLKK from the coding sequence ATGATGAAAAAACATGGAATCATGGCTCTTATTTTATCGGGTTTATTGGTCGTAACCACTGCATGCGGAGGTTCGGACACGGCCAGTAATTCTGAAAGTGATGGGGAATGGACTCCATCAAAGCCGATTGAAGTTGTGGCTCCAGCTGGTGCAGGTGGAGGCTGGGACACTACGGCAAGGACGGTATCAAAAGTAATGGAAGAACAGAAAATCATTGATCAGCGCATGGCGGTAGTGAATAAGCCAGGTGGTGGTGGATCAGTCGGCTGGTCTTATATCAATGGGAAAAAAGGGGACAATCACACGATGTTTGTGACTTCACCGCCGATATTCTTTGTCCCTCTTAATGGACAATCAACCCTTTCCCACAAGGATTTCACACCGATAGCAGGTGTGATCGCTGACTATGCTGCGTTTGTTGTCGATGCGGACTCCCCTTACGATACGATGAATGATCTTGTAGACGCGTTGAAAAAGGATCCGACGTCTGTATCGATTGTCGGGGTTTCTTCACCGGGAAGCATGGATCATATGCAGTTCGTTAAAGCTGTGAAAGCAGCGGGGGTCGATGTGAAAAAGCTGAAATACGTTTCCGCTCAGGACGGATCCGGTATGAGCATGCTTCTCGGGGGAAAGGTGGATGTTTATTCCACGGGTCTTGCCGAAGCATCTGAACAAGCCCGGGCCGGTAAGGTGAAGGTTCTCGCAATCACGGCTCCTGAGCGGTTGGAGGGAGATACCGTATCAGAGTTCCCAACGTTAAAAGAACAGGGGATTGATGATGAATTTGTTGTGTGGCGTGGTTTCTTAGGGCCAAAGGATATGGACCCTGATGCCGTTGCTTATTATGAAAAAGCGTTCAAGGAAATGATTGAAACGGATCAATGGAAGGAAATGCGTGATAAATTCGGCTGGACGGACAACTATATGTCCTCAGAAGAGTTCGGTCAATTCCTGGATGAGGAATACAAAGAGATTGAGACTCTGATGGAGGAAATCGGATTGAAAAAATAG
- a CDS encoding TerC family protein: MDFLFPLGLAISTGAIIALLKIIAIDIILSGDNAIVIAMATRRLPKDLQNKAIFWGTAGAVILRIFFAAIIVYLLQIPYVHLIGGVLLLWIAYQVLVEDEEEANIKSHTGLRQAIMTIIVADAAMSLDNVVAVAGAAHGHIGMIALGVFISIPIMIFGSKAIVKILERFRWIAYLGAGILAYTAGEMIVSDEKFLDLINLHHGTITTIITIGLMILVLLSGYLANKRTQSNSQRKNVEQYNA; encoded by the coding sequence ATGGATTTCTTATTTCCACTTGGACTAGCCATATCTACCGGTGCAATCATTGCCCTTTTAAAAATCATAGCCATCGATATCATTTTATCTGGAGATAATGCGATTGTCATTGCCATGGCAACGAGAAGATTACCGAAAGACCTTCAGAACAAGGCCATTTTCTGGGGCACGGCTGGCGCCGTCATCCTGCGTATTTTCTTTGCTGCCATCATCGTCTATTTACTTCAGATTCCTTATGTGCATCTCATCGGAGGAGTCCTGTTACTATGGATTGCCTACCAGGTCCTCGTTGAAGATGAAGAGGAAGCCAATATCAAATCACACACAGGACTTAGACAGGCCATCATGACCATCATTGTCGCAGATGCAGCCATGAGTCTTGATAACGTAGTTGCTGTTGCAGGTGCCGCTCATGGACATATTGGAATGATTGCCCTTGGCGTCTTCATCTCGATCCCGATCATGATATTCGGCTCGAAAGCCATTGTGAAGATCCTGGAAAGATTCCGCTGGATCGCTTACCTTGGAGCTGGGATCCTTGCCTACACAGCAGGGGAAATGATCGTGTCGGATGAGAAGTTCCTGGATCTGATCAACCTTCATCACGGAACCATCACTACCATCATTACAATCGGCCTGATGATCCTGGTCCTGCTCTCAGGCTACCTTGCCAACAAGCGTACCCAATCAAACAGCCAACGAAAAAACGTCGAACAATACAACGCATAA